A window of Campylobacter concisus contains these coding sequences:
- a CDS encoding AlwI family type II restriction endonuclease, protein MINLGSDSVVNLGDTSFRRKNLIDDYKMLLSLLIKIEEEWQPCNFSQIDFYDLVVTSGLVKESEQDFEEGDKKRKARTYTNAIAKIGLSDKKRRITAVGEAFLKNSLQQDEIEKLFNISNDNVLFLRQLLKLKVTDGVCSVYIFRVAILFLSRYNNVPQNHFAQILFAIKPNYSRDRIASIISSYQDVVDRKIIFSKFLEQYVIGRTATILSEEPLSDDMFKEIFKNRKTPQSVEKYKEFYEACLSFKNSPTEDKFKKLKTISSDQSIKRAFGFGKIPFEFSRRFDLDEFLSNPKNELLSVANFNESFYNIFLESKRYDLQKEYQDVLIRTFKLSGLISFENALVNLGNRELTSFVFKDLEIVGDLNDEAFIQNLPTIRILDFDAAKVDKLKNELTTKYKVPEGTSLNDYLKTVFDDEFEKKIATRYDYDNNELCNILEMFGDIKQHETIQEKVTQDASIPTIFEYIVAIAWHRLSKQAFNLKDSMNLSLDADGLPLSHAPGGDGDIIAKHETFDVMLEATLMDKNAQKRGELEPVIRHSANLSIRNNEISKDTYTFFIADELDKNVVNIFRSMAHTRLESSQNRGNFVDGIKIFSITSSELVKLLRNEPDYNKMLNVIFKDYEFAKPQTINETWYNQIWSEISSL, encoded by the coding sequence GTGATAAACTTAGGTAGCGACTCAGTTGTAAATTTGGGTGACACAAGCTTTCGGCGAAAGAATCTAATAGATGACTATAAAATGCTTTTGAGTCTTTTAATAAAAATAGAGGAAGAGTGGCAGCCTTGTAATTTTTCTCAAATTGATTTTTATGATCTAGTTGTTACAAGTGGTTTGGTTAAGGAATCAGAACAAGATTTTGAAGAAGGCGATAAGAAACGTAAAGCAAGGACTTATACAAATGCTATCGCAAAAATCGGTCTAAGTGATAAAAAACGTAGAATCACAGCTGTTGGTGAAGCTTTTTTGAAAAACAGTTTGCAACAGGATGAAATCGAGAAGCTTTTTAATATTAGTAACGATAATGTTCTGTTTTTGCGACAGCTTTTGAAGCTTAAAGTGACAGATGGGGTTTGTTCGGTATATATTTTTAGAGTTGCGATTTTATTTTTATCACGCTATAACAATGTCCCACAAAATCATTTCGCACAAATTTTATTTGCAATCAAGCCAAACTATTCAAGAGATAGAATTGCATCAATTATTAGCAGCTATCAGGACGTTGTAGATAGAAAGATTATTTTTTCGAAGTTTTTAGAACAGTATGTTATAGGCAGAACTGCTACTATTTTGAGCGAAGAACCTCTATCGGACGATATGTTTAAGGAAATATTTAAAAATAGAAAAACTCCGCAATCAGTAGAAAAATATAAAGAATTTTATGAGGCCTGCTTGTCGTTTAAAAATAGTCCTACGGAGGACAAATTTAAAAAGCTAAAGACTATATCAAGCGATCAATCCATTAAACGCGCCTTTGGCTTTGGAAAAATACCTTTCGAATTTAGTAGAAGATTTGATTTGGACGAGTTTTTATCTAATCCCAAAAATGAGCTTTTATCTGTGGCAAATTTTAACGAATCCTTTTATAATATTTTTCTTGAATCAAAGAGATATGATTTGCAAAAAGAGTATCAAGATGTGCTCATACGCACCTTTAAGCTCTCGGGGCTAATCAGTTTTGAAAATGCTTTGGTAAATTTGGGTAACCGAGAGCTTACTTCTTTTGTATTTAAAGATTTAGAAATCGTAGGCGATCTAAACGATGAAGCGTTTATTCAAAATTTGCCAACTATTAGAATTCTAGATTTTGATGCAGCAAAAGTAGACAAACTAAAAAATGAATTAACAACAAAATATAAAGTTCCGGAAGGAACGTCTTTAAATGACTATTTAAAGACTGTGTTTGATGATGAATTCGAGAAAAAAATAGCTACAAGATACGATTACGATAATAATGAGCTTTGCAATATTTTAGAAATGTTTGGCGACATCAAGCAGCATGAGACTATACAAGAAAAAGTAACACAAGATGCCAGCATTCCGACAATTTTTGAATACATAGTCGCTATTGCTTGGCATAGATTAAGTAAGCAAGCTTTTAATTTAAAAGATAGCATGAATTTAAGCCTTGACGCTGACGGCCTACCGCTATCTCACGCACCCGGAGGAGATGGAGATATTATCGCAAAACATGAAACTTTCGACGTTATGCTAGAAGCTACACTTATGGATAAAAATGCCCAAAAGAGAGGTGAATTAGAACCTGTAATTAGACATAGCGCAAATTTAAGCATTAGGAATAATGAGATCTCCAAAGATACGTATACATTTTTTATTGCGGATGAGCTTGATAAAAATGTAGTAAATATCTTCCGCTCTATGGCACATACGCGTCTTGAAAGTTCGCAAAATAGAGGTAATTTTGTAGATGGAATTAAAATTTTTTCAATTACGAGTTCAGAATTGGTTAAGCTTTTGAGAAATGAACCAGATTATAACAAAATGCTAAATGTCATATTTAAAGATTATGAATTTGCTAAGCCGCAAACGATAAATGAAACGTGGTATAATCAAATTTGGAGTGAGATTAGTTCTTTGTAA